In a single window of the Luteibacter rhizovicinus DSM 16549 genome:
- a CDS encoding DNA internalization-related competence protein ComEC/Rec2: MALRAPSFSLISLALSALLGCTAVQGCAWLPALPWSVVAMVIGLVVAVTCRWSPARHVAVVTLFAAWAAVQGARGVAARLPPEQEGQDVVVTGQATDLPRARGGDASFLFVPDTVDGAAPWARGKLRLSWYRTHVVPAPCEHWRLTVRLRRPRGNVNPGGGDAERTALQRGIIATGYVRAATDNARIAPGRCVDAWRDGVARALDERLGAADARILKALAVGDTRGLDAADWDIARATGVSHLIAISGFHVGVAAGGGVLAIRLLYAWWPLLGLWLPRQIAQALLGLLVAGGYGMLAGLGLPTVRTLLMIGVVVLAGMSRRRAGGLSLLAFAMLAVLVFDPLAVLSAGFWLSFAGVGFLICCVAPRSRGFVGWVSELLRAQAAMSIALLPLSLCLFGSTSLMGFVANLIAAPLVSFVVVPLTLLGCVLLPLPSLAGPLLAGAAWMLGGLWQLLAQLARVPGAQLTVADSGVLPVVLATAGALWLFTPRGVPLRGYGALLFLPLLMPPRDMPKPGAFRVWALDVGQGLAVIVRTRQHTLIYDTGPAYGGGRDAGAGIVLPSITALGLGPVDTLVVSHGDIDHAGGAAAIVDRYPAARRLSGEPGRLSFAADRCTSKTSWSWDDVVFRFTDVPGSEQGKTASNDRSCVLSIEGEGGRLLLTGDISGKAERRINREALWSDLPTVTTVAHHGSKHSSDVLWLRAVQPDLAIVSAGWRNRFGHPHASVLARHRDAGAEVLNTAASGAVRVDFPRDVLPRVAREWRRPTGRYWRE; the protein is encoded by the coding sequence GTGGCGCTTCGCGCTCCATCGTTTTCGCTCATCTCGCTTGCCCTTTCCGCGCTGCTTGGCTGCACGGCGGTGCAGGGATGTGCGTGGCTTCCGGCGCTGCCGTGGTCGGTCGTCGCCATGGTGATCGGCCTGGTGGTAGCCGTCACATGCCGTTGGTCTCCTGCACGCCATGTCGCCGTGGTCACGTTGTTCGCGGCATGGGCAGCCGTGCAGGGTGCTCGCGGCGTGGCCGCTCGCCTGCCTCCGGAGCAGGAGGGTCAGGACGTCGTCGTTACCGGCCAGGCGACGGATCTTCCGCGCGCACGGGGTGGCGACGCGTCGTTTCTCTTCGTGCCTGACACGGTGGATGGCGCAGCGCCGTGGGCTCGCGGCAAACTTCGGCTCAGCTGGTACCGCACGCACGTCGTGCCGGCCCCTTGCGAGCACTGGCGACTGACGGTTCGCCTGCGACGTCCTCGCGGTAACGTCAATCCAGGCGGAGGGGACGCGGAGCGTACGGCGCTGCAGCGCGGCATCATCGCCACGGGCTACGTGCGCGCCGCTACGGACAACGCACGCATCGCTCCCGGTCGCTGTGTGGATGCCTGGCGAGACGGCGTAGCGCGGGCACTGGACGAGCGCCTCGGGGCCGCTGACGCACGCATCCTGAAGGCCCTGGCCGTTGGCGATACGCGTGGGCTCGACGCTGCCGACTGGGATATCGCCCGTGCGACGGGCGTCTCGCACCTCATCGCCATCTCGGGATTCCATGTCGGTGTCGCGGCCGGCGGTGGTGTGCTCGCGATACGGCTTCTTTACGCGTGGTGGCCCTTGCTAGGGCTGTGGCTACCGAGGCAGATCGCCCAGGCCTTGCTCGGCCTGCTGGTGGCAGGCGGCTACGGCATGCTCGCCGGTCTGGGCCTGCCGACCGTGCGCACTTTGCTGATGATCGGCGTTGTCGTGCTCGCCGGAATGTCGCGACGTCGCGCGGGTGGTCTGTCGCTGCTCGCGTTTGCGATGCTCGCGGTGCTCGTTTTTGATCCGCTGGCCGTGCTGTCGGCGGGGTTCTGGTTGTCGTTTGCCGGCGTTGGCTTTCTCATCTGCTGCGTGGCGCCACGGTCGCGAGGTTTTGTCGGATGGGTCAGTGAATTGCTTCGCGCGCAGGCGGCGATGAGCATCGCGTTGCTGCCGTTATCTCTATGCCTGTTCGGCAGCACGTCGTTGATGGGCTTTGTCGCCAACCTGATCGCGGCGCCGCTGGTGAGCTTCGTCGTGGTGCCGCTGACCTTGCTCGGCTGCGTGCTGTTGCCCCTGCCATCGCTTGCAGGGCCTCTGTTAGCCGGCGCTGCGTGGATGCTGGGCGGCCTGTGGCAGCTGCTTGCGCAGTTGGCGCGCGTGCCCGGCGCTCAGTTGACCGTGGCGGACAGTGGCGTGCTGCCGGTCGTCCTCGCTACCGCCGGAGCGCTGTGGCTCTTCACGCCGCGTGGCGTTCCCTTACGCGGTTACGGCGCGCTGCTGTTCCTGCCTCTGTTGATGCCACCGCGTGATATGCCAAAGCCGGGCGCGTTTCGGGTCTGGGCGCTGGACGTCGGGCAGGGACTCGCTGTGATCGTGCGTACGCGACAGCACACGCTGATCTATGACACCGGTCCGGCCTATGGTGGTGGCCGGGATGCGGGTGCAGGCATCGTGCTGCCCTCGATCACGGCACTGGGGCTTGGGCCGGTCGACACGCTCGTGGTCAGTCATGGCGATATCGATCACGCGGGCGGGGCGGCTGCCATTGTCGATCGTTATCCGGCGGCGCGGAGGCTATCGGGCGAACCGGGGCGGTTGTCGTTTGCGGCAGATCGGTGTACGTCGAAGACGAGCTGGAGTTGGGACGATGTCGTGTTTCGTTTCACCGACGTCCCGGGCAGTGAGCAAGGCAAGACCGCGAGCAACGATCGTTCCTGCGTGCTTTCGATCGAGGGGGAAGGGGGCCGCCTGTTACTCACTGGCGACATCAGCGGCAAAGCCGAGCGCCGCATCAATCGCGAGGCGCTGTGGTCGGACCTGCCGACGGTGACGACGGTGGCGCATCACGGCAGCAAGCATTCGTCCGATGTGCTTTGGTTGCGTGCCGTGCAGCCGGATCTGGCGATCGTGTCGGCGGGGTGGCGTAATCGGTTTGGGCATCCGCATGCGTCGGTGTTGGCGCGGCATCGGGATGCGGGGGCTGAGGTGCTTAATACCGCCGCGAGCGGTGCGGTCCGGGTCGACTTTCCTCGTGACGTCCTGCCACGCGTCGCCCGGGAATGGCGTCGACCGACTGGGCGTTATTGGCGCGAGTGA